The genomic stretch ctgcacGTGCACATTAACAGCTGGCCCGATGGAGTTCCATTGCTGGgggaccctgaaaatctctgggattcagtcagtagaaacctcatgaaaGCTTTACAAGGTCAAGtagccagtcctgcatttggggagaGAATAGCTCCATAGAGGAAGGCACGCAGGGACCTGACTGGCATAGGAGTGACCCCAAGGAGAAGGGCCTTGTCGTtactagggatgccatacaaggcagaggtgcatgtcactgTGAGTAGGCCAGCTGCCTATGGGGCTGtgttagggggcatgtggccaactcagagAAGGGAGTTATCAGCACTGCTGTGGCCACATCTTGACTAGTGTGTCTGGatgtggggctccctgttctgaaggaatgaggaggaactggagaggctccagagaAGATCTGCTAGGATGGGGTTTTGGGCCTTTGGGGAGAGGTTGAGCAGGCCGGGCTTCTTTAGACGGGTGAAGTGGAGGCTCAGGGAACTGTAGAAGTAGCCTCCAactgcttgaagagaggtttcagaggtGACAGACCATTTCTTGTTggttgaaagagaaggaaatctcaaaaAAGCGcatcttggaaggttcagactgcatttgaggagaaagaaatctCACTCACATGGtagcattgtggtgcaagagatcacccaGAGGCAGTCTGGGTaagcccatggctttgtcttgAAGATATAGAAGTGAAGATGTAGAAATGCTGAGGTGGGAGcgcaagatgggtgtctgcagcctgaagggaaagaggtgcaggcatgggacagtgtagcacagcctgcagtcgagatggccaagggctctggcaaggctaaaaggcccGACAGGACCAAGGTCTCTGTCCCCTTGGCTATGGCTGTTGCCTCTGCTACAGAGGCCTACCAGGAGAAAcgttattttgaggctctggactttgtttcttcttcttccttgctCGGGGAAGCCAGgatgtgttgtgcagttttcctacacttggcattgctcaccctcacaccccatgcccccaggaagagccctgagccacgcATGATGGCAGGGtctgccttcccagggcctgagggtcagggttTGGCccttctgcttcataaaacaaaccaaggggttttgCAGCACTACAGCCACCTGCacggtgcctttgcctacctgcaatcacagcctccagtTATCTGCTCTAAGGAGTCcatggggaggctttgtcagtagtggccctcagtgggaccaaTCAATGCTTCAAGGCACTTTGAGTTTTGCTTCTGACTTTGACTCCCTGACGAGTTTGTTCAGTCTCCTCTctgtatctgaggttcatggactcagggccaaacACACCATGaagctcattaaaatacagacagcCCTAACGAactatttttctccctttaattttcttcaagtcttcaagacctGTACACCTAATTGGAGTAGTTTCAGTGTAGTTGAGAAGGAAGATTTCATAGAAGatctaataaaaaatgttttatattttaaaggttattttaaattgcttttcagattacagaagaggtgatagaagcattctgcaattgatattgatccagagggtctcctcaggagctctggaCAGGTAGGAGAAGCAGTCCCTGAAGTctggcactgcatggacagcctTGCTCCTCACTTCCTCAGCCTCACcttttctgtcattggccagctgggttttacatcccttttccttacatcgGACTTCTCCACCGATCTCTGCAGCTGGAGAtcacagctccattgcaccatctccaCCTGCTCTCCTTAGGGAAccggctgcacacaggcacagaagattttctcctatttgcaagcaaagaAAAGTGAAGCATGTTCAAGTTTCATAAACAATAAAGCACCCTCCTCAACCATATGCTAAGTACAAGATCTCTCTAATGAGGTCACCTTTTGACAAGGGATAAtcttatgagaaatgttttagctacatagatacaaaagGGTAGATAGAAACATAATGGAAGAGttggctaaagagacaattagaccACTGaaagacaggcaaggtttgagtccctgaagctcaaagcagcagcacaggtgagaggtgtctgaatgaacaaagagtaatggaaggggAAAACTGGAGAATAATGGAAAAGGCCTTTGCCTAGGGCAGTTGTTGTCTGAAAAGATGACTCTGGAAATGGTCATTTTATCAGGGCAGGTGAAAATGTATGAAcgattaaagaaattaaatacaccATATAACAGGCAGCAGAATGGTAATGAAGTTACAGGGGAAGATcaatatttctttggaatatcccttttgaAAGGTCACGGGATTGGTAGAGGTCTCTTGAGAGCGAGGACAAGCCAATGTTGCACCCATCTTTGAAAAAGGCCATAAGTGCCACCCAGGGAGCCGCAGGCTGCACGAGCCTTCTTTGGTGAGGAGTGCACCATGAGTTCGAGTCCTCTTGGGTGATGTTCCTTGGCACCTAGAGAGAAGAGTCTGTCCAAATGcagtcagcatggacttcccaagggtacaTACTGGGACATATGTGGTCCAGCACAAGGAACTCTCCTGGGCCCTGTTCATTTTAACACCTGTAGCCATGACCCAGAGGAGTCATCGTGTTTAACAAGAGCAAACATCGGATTCTAAACCTGGGATGAAGTAACCCCAGACACAAGTATAGACTGGgagaggggtggctggagagcagaaagggatctgggggcgCTGGTCAAGAGCAGGCTCAagaggagtcagcagtgtgccctggcagccaagaggccaGTGAAGAGAGGTGATCATCCCGCTTTATTTAGTGCTGATGTGTGCCTTGAGTACCTTGAGTACCTTGACTACACATGAgtaccttgagtactgtgtgcggTTCTGGGTCCCAGAatttaagaaagatgtgaaggtccttgaatgcatccagaggagggcaacaaagctggtgaacgggctggaagaaatgtcctgagaggagtggctgaggactctggttCTGTCTAGTTTAGAGAAAAGATggttgaggggtgacctcattggtCTCTGTAGCTTCATGAGAAGGGGAAGTGGAGACTGAGGTGCTGAGCTCTCGTCACGGTATTCAGTGATAGGACTCATGGGAATTGtttaaagctgcatcaggggaggcaCAAACttgatatgaggaagcatttctttaccaagaaagcagtcaaacactggaataggcttcctagagaggtggctgACACCgcaagcctgtcagtgtttaagaggcgtttggacaatgcccttaataacatgctttatcTTTTGGCcagacctgaagtggtcaggtattTGGACTACACAaccattgtaggtcccttccaactgaactattctattctattctattctattctattctattctattctattctattctattctattccattccattctattctattccattcatATTCCTGTAcagggtggatccctccagcagctgggctcagacactcactctcctcagtagctgcccctggataccagcctctccagttgcaggcacctggacatccAAGCCCCTGAGGCCGCTGCCCCATACCGGATGCTGgtacagaccaccccagtcacacacaggcTCTTCAGTTCACTCACTCCAggctctcagttgctggcactaatgacatacGGGCTgcctgaccccctgctcctgctccagttgctgcactcacactcCGGTGTTCACACATTCAAGCAGAAGAGAGActccctcacacaggaaagagaaattaagtttaatgagaagagaGGACAGACTGCACTGGTCAGggtcctcccctaaacatcccataataactcctgtgcaatccaaaaatgctcttcccctgcatctcaCAATGTCTCCTGCACCCCTGGCAACAATGCCCTCAGCCCAGATGCTGgtccagagctgctctcagtggctcattTCGATGGCTTTCACacctggacaagggggctggtggctctcccagggcagccctggaaggagctgggacaagatgttcattcctcaggagcctgtaaattgggatcccacctgccactgtgcctctgggctcttctcggtttgtggagatgggctcctgatgagctggtggctctgctgtgatgggcctgggagcagctggggcagggtgttaactgagttactccccctgccattgttggtgccacctttgtgtgtgcagatgagctgcttctcacttcacctgacacagtccaagAAGAACAGAagtctcctgaggcatctgtatttggaggttaCACACCTATGCACTGAtattatttaacagatgagagcagatcactggaattgctgtccagaaatgcaccatgagtaggggaaaagctgtagtgtcacACGGGcaatggcttcattaagggccagtatcaccgtcttgtttctaagaCTGTAGATGAACGGATTTAAGAATGGAtacaggacagtgttcagcaaagctacaaatctgtttgtctccaaggaaacatcttgtgAAGGATgcacgtagagagcaatgcagctcccatatacaatggccaaggtggtgagatgggaagaacatgtagcaaaagcttttttcctcccagaggctgctggaaggtgtagaatacagaaaaggatgcccatgtaaaatgccagagttaaacataaggaagTCAGTATGACAAATGATACTAAAAcagagtctattttccacagcaggctgctgtcagagcaggacagttTGAATAAGGGGGAGTTGTtacaaaagaaatggtggatGTTGTTCGAGCCACAGaaagtcagctggtagaggaggaccAGACAGTAACCTGGGAGTGTGATGCCGATGACCCAAGCAGCAACAACAagctggatgcagagctgaggcttcatgatggcaGCACAACACAAAGGCTGGCAGATAGCAACACAGCAGTCAAAGGACATGGCAACAAGGAGAACaaactctgtacagcccagggcaaaatagaaataggattgggcaAAGCAGCTGCTTCGAGAGATTGTTCCCCTACCAGAACCCAGGATCACAAACAATTGGATGCTTGTGGAGGATGTAAACCTGATTTCCAGGAAGGACAGATTGCTGATGAAAAAGTACATGGGGTTTTGCAGACGGTGATACACACACACGAGGGAAATGATGGTTGCGTTCCCCATCACTGTTGTCAGGTACATGAGCAGAAGGACCAGAGAGAGAAATACCTGCAGCCTTTGGTCAAGCACTGAGAAGCCCTCTAGGATGAACTCAGtaactgcagtttcattttctggtcccatgctgaatttcacagaatcacagaatcgtctaggttggaaaagaccttgaagatcatacagtccaaccattgacctaacactgacagttcccagctacagcatatctctaagcactaagtcaactttactcttaaacacctccagggatggggactccaccacctctctgggcagcccattccaacacctaactacccgttctgtaaagaaatgcttcctaatatccagtctaaaccttccctggtgcaatttgaggccattacctcttgtcctatcactcattacttggttaaagaggctcatccccagctctctgcaacctcctttcaggtagctgtagagggcgatgaggtctcccctcagcctcctcttctccagaccaaagcaaccccagttccctcagccgctcctcgtatgacctgtgctccagacccttcaccagcctcgttgcccttctctggacacgctcaagtcattcaatgctGCCTAACGACCCGGTTCAAGAACGGCACGGCGACCGCCACTGGGTCGCTCGGGCTATCAGCATactgacaccaatgtggtggatagcAAATGGTGTTTATTGACTGTCAGCTTGGGGTTGCGGCGTCACTTCCGTCACCTTGCATCACAAGCTAGGCACTGTCGGCTATAGGGAGAAGGGCTCTATCTtcccgtacaacgcgatatcttccgtcCGCCAATTCCTAACTACctacatttcccccctccctgtgtTCAATTGTATTAAGTAAAATGTTAAAGGGGTTAGTTAAATCattcaactttaaaaattaaaattaacacaCAGGGTAAACTTAAAAACATTGGGTACCAGGTTAGTGGGTTAATAGGTAAAATTGAATATAGCTGGCTTTAACTTTCTTAATTCATTCTTTGGCAATGGTCAACATAAGGTACATAGGAAAATCTGTTTCAGAGCAGCTGTTGGTGGTCTACAAACATAACGTTAATCTTTTCCAGTCGACTTTTAACAAATGACACAAGCTTATTCAATATGCAGGGTCCGAATATCAGTGCTATTACAAGCATTACGATCGGTCCGGCCAGGGTTGAAATCAGGGTAGTTAGGCACGGTGAAAGGTTAAACCACGAATCAACCCATCCTTGTTGGGCTTccctgtcttttttcctttgcgCCAGTCTCTCTCGCAGTTCCGCCATCATATCTCTCACAACTCCAGTGTGATCAGCATAGAAACAGCATTCTTCTTTCAAGGCAGCGCAAAGGCCTCCTTGCTGCATGAATAGGAGGTCTAATCCTCGCCTATTTTGGAGTACAACTTCTGATAGTGAAGAGAGGGATTGTTCTAAAAAGGTCattgatttttcaattttttgcaGGTCTTCATCGATGGCTGTCTGTAACTGAGACAGGCCTCGTTGCTGTGTTATCAGGGAGGTCACTCCTGTGGATGTACCGGCTATTCCTAGTTCAAGTAATGTTGCTATAGTTACGGCCGTCAGTACTTCCCTTTTTCGACGTCGGTTGTTAGTTTCTCCCCAGTGATAGtacatttcttcttctgagtGGTACAGGACCCTAGGAACAATTGAGACTTGCACACAAAAATCACCACGCTCGTCAAACAGATTGAGGGACACATAGGGGGTCACTCCCGTCTTGTGACAGACCCACATCCCTGATGTAGATGGAATTGCCCACTTATGGGTTTTATTAATTCTGACAGTTGTTGCACACATAGCTGTATTCTGATTTGATAGGGTAGTATTGCCAATACACACACCTCGACCTGTGATCTGACTTAGGGTGATTCCTTTCCGTGGTGTGTCCCATCTACATTGAGCTGGATTGTTGTTTGATGAGTAACTAAAAGGAACATTGAGGGCGACACCCTCATAAAAAGGCGGGTATACATCAACCAACAGGGGTTAGTAAGGTTCGGGTTTGATTGGTTCAGTGACCAGAAGGTTGCATTTAATACATCAAAGAACGCTTTGTTGGGTAAGTATTGGGGGTTAGTACGTGACTTATTTACAAAGGCTATCTGTTTAGATTGACGGGCACTGGTCAGGGTTGGGGCAGGGTTTGTTGGGGCTTCATTTTTCTGTCCATTACCACTTTTAATTACAGTATTGGGTCCAACGGCTGCACTGTGTTTTACTTcttgtttcttaatgaaaaacagCCTTCCCCTATCAGTGCCCGATTCCCAGTATCTAAGGCCCCAGGTTCTTCCAATGGTCCATCCTAAATCATTTTCATTGGTCACATTTAGGACAAGGTAATGACACCAGTTTTTGATGATACCATGCGTTGCTGCAAATCCCGGCCTCCAGGGGTCTTTTGGGGGAATAACACACCCATAAGGTCCCTGTCCCACTTTGAGATATTTGTCCGGTCCGGCTCCTGGTGTCCAGTCAGAGGCTATAGCTTCACATCCCCAGTGAGAACAATAGTACTGGTTGGGGACATTGCAGTACGATCTACCGGGGTTGGAATTGGGGCACATATAGTAGCTTGCATCATTTGAGCAGGGGTTCACTGGAGCTAAGTTACAGAGTGTTCCCTGAAAGCTGGGGGGTCCAGAGGTGacaattttctgtaatattttttgaTCTTCCCATCTTACCAGCGTCCATTCCCAAGGTTGGTGCTCGTACGAACCACCAGATGGCGTCACGAGCTCCAAGAGTAGGATTATGCAGAGGCCTCGTGGCCCCTTTCTCTGAAGGCTGTCCCGGTGTCGTTTGGGTTCTGCTGGTTCAGAACACTCGGGTGCTGGTAAGGTGGCTGTTGGTTCATCATCTCCGCAAGTCACCAGGGCGTACAGGTTACGGGGGCACCCGACAATCCGGTCCTGTGGATAGAAACTCAcagttttcattagttttattCTGGAGGTCCAGTTTAATGGACTTAAGTGGGCACCACTtaattttcccatcttttttgaCTGCACCGTATCCTCGCCCTGTGAGAACTAATCTCCAACCCTGCTCCCACTCTCCTAATTCATTTCTGATTGTGATCTGCGGGCCCTCTTCTAGTGCACGAGTGGCCAGTGTTTTTGAACAAGACTGTTTGCTTCCTCCCCTCTAGGGAATTGATTCAATGCTAAGGCGGCAGTCGCCAAGAGGCGTTCTTGGTCTCCTGAGGGAACAGCATTTGTGAAACCTTCTGTTTTAGCTAATACTTCCAGTTTTGATTTTAGAGTTTGATTGGCTCGTTCCACTATAGCTTGTCCTGTGCTGTTG from Strix uralensis isolate ZFMK-TIS-50842 unplaced genomic scaffold, bStrUra1 scaffold_332, whole genome shotgun sequence encodes the following:
- the LOC141938828 gene encoding olfactory receptor 6F1-like, with the protein product MGPENETAVTEFILEGFSVLDQRLQVFLSLVLLLMYLTTVMGNATIISLVCVYHRLQNPMYFFISNLSFLEIRFTSSTSIQLFVILGSGRGTISRSSCFAQSYFYFALGCTEFVLLVAMSFDCCVAICQPLCCAAIMKPQLCIQLVVAAWVIGITLPGYCLVLLYQLTFCGSNNIHHFFCNNSPLFKLSCSDSSLLWKIDSVLVSFVILTSLCLTLAFYMGILFCILHLPAASGRKKAFATCSSHLTTLAIVYGSCIALYVHPSQDVSLETNRFVALLNTVLYPFLNPFIYSLRNKTVILALNEAIARVTLQLFPYSWCISGQQFQ